AGTCACTCTGCCCCTCTTTGCAGGGCTCCCTCTACATGtgtgaagacacacacatacacacctagtCTGAAAAGCACTGTTTAGTTTAGCTGCATCTGCCAGGTTCCAGAAGGAATTTTCACATTTGCTTACTTCCAGATATTCCTCTGTCCCCCACTGCTAGTACCTGCACCCCAGCTCTGCCTTACTCCTTTCTCAGGGACTCCTCCCTCCCAGGACACATAGGGGAGGGGCAGTTGACCTCAGCTCTTCCCTAAAACAGGTAAGAAGGAAATAACCCTATGAGGCATTAGCATGAGGGGTTCCATCTTCCCAAGGTCTGAGCCACAAACTTGGGGAAGAAAccttaactaataaaaaaaaaaaataaaaaacaaaaaaagtttaaaaaaaaaacaagaggcaTAAATAAGCAGCAACTGGGCCAGCAAGGAGGAAGGTAAGGTGGCCCTCAGTGGCCCCCTGTGCCCAAATCAGCCTCTCCCTGTGGAAGTCAGCCATCAGTAGCCAAGATGACAGCAGCCCCGAAGATGCCCACACTCTCGCCGAGCAGCTTCATCTGGTTCCAGAACTCGACGCGCCGCGTGTTGTGCCAATAGGAGACGTTGCCATCAATGAGCAGCATGACCGGGGGCAACAACACAGCCaggatctgggcagccagggtCACATAGTAACCTGACAGGAAAGCCAGGGCCAGGACCCCATAAAGCACGAAGAACATCTGGACCATCAGCTCCCCTCCTGGAAGATGGTTCAGGTATGCCAGCCGGTCTTCCTTGCTGTGCTGCAGCGAGTAGGCCTAGAGACAAGGCACCTTTAGAGACTGTACAGAAGGTGAGGGCCCCCCCGGAGGTGGTACCCACAAGTCGGCTCCTGTAAGTGAGCCTCGAAGTCCCCTCTCAGGATGGGGACCCTCTGAAAGTATGGCCTGTCTCCCCCTCTGACTATAGGGCCCCAGGAGGTAAGGCTGAGCTCTGTGCCCCTGGGAGCTTCTGAAAGAAGGAAGTGTGTCTCCACAGTCAGACGGAGACTCCCACTTTTGAATAGACACACCACGGAAGCCCACACAGAACCCCACACATGGAATATGACTCCTGGTTCCTATGATGAGGTCAAGTGCTTGAAGCCTATCTGTCTCCTATCATCTCCACTGGCCTTCCCAAGCACCAGGAAGGACTACCTGACTACCTATGAGACCCCATCAGCTCTAGGTGGCAGAGTTGCACCAcacctctctgtcccctctctcagTCCTCTGGAGGCGAAGGCATTGAGAAAATGACACCATTTATCGGATTCTCAGGATTGGGACTGAATGGTCAATTCAACTCCTTATCTAGCTGGTGAAAATAATGTGGGAAGGAGGGACCCACAGCCAGGCATAAGGTTTTTGGAGGCCCTTGAGAACCAGAAGCTGTCAGGGGCAATCTCTAGGAGCCACCGGAAATTACCTGCAAGGCCTTGTTCTACCAAGTGCCAGGATTCTGCCAGGCATAAGCTTACGTTTCACTCCCCACACAGGTGCCTCCAATCGATAGAACCCCAACCTACCACACAAATGAGGTAGATGCCCAGGAACACCTGGCCAGTGGACTGCAGAGAACGGCTTCGGGGTTTCCGACGGTATAGCTCCCCAGCCCCACTGGCCAGCACCAGAAAGCCACCAATGATGGCAACTGTGCGTGAGTACATACGGACCTAAGGTCAGGAAAAAAGGGGCCCAGTCAAGAACTGCAATCATTACATTTCTCTTGGTTGTCAAGAACACAGAACTGCTCCCTTCCAGTCATCCCGTTCTATCTGATAAACCCTCTTACCTATTCCAAGTGTAGTGGACAGGTACTGCAGAGAGAAATTCTCTTTACAAGGCAGAAACTGAGGGCTGAGAGGAGATAAGAAAACTGTCCAGGGTCCTACAGAAAGTAAGTGGCAGAACCCAGATGCCACATGTTGCCACCTCCTCCACCCCTAGTCTCCACCCCAGAGTTCTTGCCTCTATGTAATATAAACTCTATACCAACTAAAACAAGAAttactagccaggcagtggttgcgcacacctttaataccagcactccggagacagaggcagacagatctctgtgtgtgagttcaaggccagactggtggtcgacagagcaagtgccagaacagccagggctactcagagaaaccctgtcctaaaaagaggcgaacaaacaaaacaggccCACTGTCCTATGCAAAGCGGCCCACACATCTGCCTCCTCTACTGGACTAACAATCCAGTCCTTGAAGGCAGTGGCTCCATACCACCTTACCTTCAGGCTCTCAGTGGCCAGTACTGCTTCTGCATTTGCAGACAAAAAAAATCTgcactagccgggcggtggtggcgcacgcctttaatcccagcactcgggaggcagaggcaggcggatctctgtgagttcgagaccagcctggtctacaagagctagttccaggacaggctccaaaaaccacagagaaaccctgtctcaaaaaaccaaaaaaaaaaaaaaaaaaaaaaaaaaaaaaatctgcactaatattaattacatataataaaacctAGTGAATAGGCTAGGTATTCTCTAAAGTCTTTTTTGCTTTATGAGTCTGGGATTAATAAAGTAGTGGCTTAAAGGATTCTGGGAAACAAGTAACTCCGGGTTACAGGTCCCACCGGTACATTGTGGCATGATTTCAGAGAGGTCCATTTCTGATCTCGGGGTGTCCACTGTCACACTCTACAAGGGAGGTCTGTGAGGTCTCTATGTGTCTGCCACTTCTGCACTCTAATAACAGCTA
The Microtus pennsylvanicus isolate mMicPen1 chromosome 11, mMicPen1.hap1, whole genome shotgun sequence genome window above contains:
- the Tmem101 gene encoding transmembrane protein 101 isoform X1; the encoded protein is MASKIGSRRWMLQLIMQLGSVLLTRCPFWGCFSQLMLYAERAEARRKPDIPVPYLYFDMGAAVLCASFMSFGVKRRWFALGAALQLAISTYAAYIGGYVHYGDWLKVRMYSRTVAIIGGFLVLASGAGELYRRKPRSRSLQSTGQVFLGIYLICVAYSLQHSKEDRLAYLNHLPGGELMVQMFFVLYGVLALAFLSGYYVTLAAQILAVLLPPVMLLIDGNVSYWHNTRRVEFWNQMKLLGESVGIFGAAVILATDG
- the Tmem101 gene encoding transmembrane protein 101 isoform X2; this encodes MLKGPRRAGERAHEAVECGGGRYGLSQELGKPDIPVPYLYFDMGAAVLCASFMSFGVKRRWFALGAALQLAISTYAAYIGGYVHYGDWLKVRMYSRTVAIIGGFLVLASGAGELYRRKPRSRSLQSTGQVFLGIYLICVAYSLQHSKEDRLAYLNHLPGGELMVQMFFVLYGVLALAFLSGYYVTLAAQILAVLLPPVMLLIDGNVSYWHNTRRVEFWNQMKLLGESVGIFGAAVILATDG